In the Nitrospinota bacterium genome, one interval contains:
- a CDS encoding tetratricopeptide repeat protein has protein sequence MNKLLKDSFVPILAILLFILGVVLYLQSIAIDMSSKPTIIKVSSNFNPGSDDPLKLDEPSISNLNTEYDDALDSNINFQNGKTLYSEGKYEEAKQAFAQALAEDKDNPYILNYTGVIEMKLDNLEVAKIYFLNSLKSKKNFAPAHLNLGMAYRLQGDLDKAEESYGNAISVRPNFAMAYYYLGLLQLKKDHYKEAIKYFNDAVGLSSGDLKASLFFSLGLAYSRIDDTNRAEEFYTKAINLKPDYIEPRMNLAILQPNSEEGRKKKEELYNKVIGLRPNYAPAYFNLGVLYKSKGEEKLAEESYKTAIKYFPPYREPKYNLGLLYYKQNKLIQAEEIFSQLIKAASAQAEDYFNMARILYSKKEYNKALTYYNQAIDKAGGKYPEALLNRGLVYARTGNLKEATDSYTKAIRLKPDYESAYYNLGLVSMDQNDWKKAQDYFSKATDINPGYAKAWFNQGVVFTKMEMKEKAILSYSKAIEEKPGYIQARLNLATLYSDEHDVAKAIAEYKKIVEINPKYAPAWYNLGLMYRKSKQYGKAMDAYKKNLELEPDNNKARKNLGVLYAIRKDYRKAQELFSEALLINPDDYKARFNLAIQLARLKRNNEALSEYEKITALAPKFANGWLGRAALLNELGKKEEAITVLLSGTKSTNENPEISYELARAYHRKNDWEDSIKYYKMSISKKSDVAESYYWYGVALSAQGNKSEAEIQFKKALKVDSNYKLAMDSLKEIKQ, from the coding sequence ATGAACAAACTGTTAAAAGATAGTTTTGTGCCGATTTTGGCAATACTTCTGTTCATTTTGGGAGTGGTACTTTATTTACAAAGCATCGCCATTGATATGAGTTCCAAACCTACAATTATCAAGGTCTCATCAAACTTCAACCCAGGATCGGATGATCCATTAAAACTGGATGAACCATCAATTTCCAATTTGAATACCGAATACGATGATGCCCTTGACAGCAACATAAATTTCCAAAATGGAAAAACCTTATATTCTGAAGGGAAATACGAAGAGGCAAAGCAGGCATTTGCCCAGGCGCTTGCGGAAGATAAAGACAATCCATACATCCTGAATTATACAGGCGTAATAGAGATGAAACTCGACAACCTCGAAGTGGCGAAAATATATTTTCTAAATTCCCTAAAATCTAAAAAGAATTTCGCTCCGGCGCATCTGAATCTCGGAATGGCCTACAGATTGCAGGGTGATTTGGACAAGGCGGAAGAGAGCTATGGAAACGCGATTTCCGTCAGACCAAATTTTGCAATGGCCTATTATTATCTTGGTTTGTTACAGTTGAAAAAAGATCATTATAAAGAAGCCATCAAATATTTCAATGATGCTGTAGGCTTGAGTAGCGGAGATTTGAAAGCCTCACTTTTTTTCAGCTTGGGCCTTGCATATTCAAGAATTGATGACACCAATAGGGCTGAGGAATTTTATACAAAAGCGATCAACCTTAAACCTGACTATATAGAACCGCGAATGAATCTGGCTATATTGCAACCTAACAGCGAGGAGGGGCGAAAGAAAAAAGAGGAACTCTATAATAAAGTTATTGGTTTGCGCCCAAACTATGCTCCAGCCTATTTCAATCTGGGGGTGCTATACAAATCCAAAGGAGAAGAAAAACTAGCCGAAGAGAGCTATAAGACAGCCATAAAGTATTTCCCTCCCTATCGCGAACCAAAATATAACCTAGGATTGCTTTATTACAAACAGAATAAATTAATTCAGGCAGAGGAAATTTTCAGCCAGCTCATAAAAGCCGCTTCTGCCCAGGCAGAAGATTATTTCAATATGGCAAGAATTTTGTACAGCAAAAAAGAATACAATAAAGCGCTCACATACTACAACCAGGCCATAGATAAAGCAGGTGGCAAATATCCGGAGGCATTGCTCAATAGAGGATTAGTATACGCTAGGACAGGGAACTTGAAAGAGGCAACAGACTCCTATACCAAAGCCATCAGGCTCAAACCTGATTATGAGTCAGCGTATTACAACCTTGGACTTGTATCAATGGATCAAAACGACTGGAAAAAAGCGCAAGACTATTTTTCGAAAGCGACTGATATAAATCCTGGTTACGCCAAGGCCTGGTTCAATCAGGGTGTTGTTTTTACCAAAATGGAGATGAAGGAAAAAGCGATACTATCCTATTCAAAGGCCATTGAGGAAAAGCCAGGATATATACAGGCCCGATTGAACCTCGCGACGTTATATTCGGATGAACACGATGTAGCCAAAGCAATAGCTGAATATAAAAAGATCGTCGAAATTAATCCTAAATACGCGCCTGCCTGGTATAACCTCGGCCTCATGTACAGGAAATCCAAACAGTACGGCAAGGCTATGGATGCCTACAAGAAAAACCTGGAACTCGAACCTGATAACAACAAGGCAAGGAAAAATCTTGGCGTTTTGTATGCTATCAGAAAAGATTACAGGAAAGCCCAGGAACTTTTCAGCGAAGCGCTATTGATAAATCCTGATGACTATAAGGCACGGTTTAACCTGGCAATTCAGTTGGCAAGGTTAAAAAGGAATAATGAGGCTCTAAGCGAATATGAAAAAATCACGGCATTAGCCCCGAAATTTGCGAATGGATGGTTGGGAAGAGCTGCGTTGCTGAATGAACTGGGGAAAAAGGAGGAAGCAATAACCGTTCTGCTCTCTGGCACAAAGAGCACAAATGAAAATCCAGAAATAAGCTATGAACTAGCCAGAGCATACCACCGGAAGAACGATTGGGAGGATTCGATAAAATATTACAAAATGTCCATCTCCAAAAAGTCCGATGTCGCGGAATCATATTATTGGTATGGCGTTGCCCTTTCTGCGCAAGGCAACAAATCCGAAGCAGAGATACAGTTCAAAAAGGCTCTTAAAGTAGACTCTAACTACAAACTTGCAATGGATTCTTTAAAGGAGATAAAACAATAA
- a CDS encoding alpha-L-glutamate ligase-like protein, with protein MKLTIRSITDFYENVLGINQRNLDFIYPMNPREHFPIANDKIITKEHLALCNIATPETYCILSRMGEINSLWEKIDMLKEFVIKPAKGKQGGGILVLEKSDDGWITPSLREYGISEIRKHIADIIFGVYSFGLWDRALIEYRVHSHQVFLNIFPHGVADIRIILCNNSPIIGMVRIPTVKSNGKANLHQGAIGIGIDMKSGVLTEGYNKDGYYEKHPDSSIALRGIQLPFWDEILKMSVDSSLAVPLKYLGVDIVIDSERGVQVMEINARPGLEIQNVNRKGLRGLMKEYLS; from the coding sequence ATGAAACTAACAATAAGATCAATCACCGATTTTTATGAAAATGTGCTGGGAATAAACCAGAGGAACCTTGATTTCATATATCCTATGAATCCAAGAGAACACTTTCCTATTGCAAACGACAAGATAATAACCAAGGAGCACCTAGCCTTATGCAACATTGCGACACCTGAGACCTATTGCATTCTTTCACGAATGGGAGAGATAAACTCGCTTTGGGAAAAGATAGACATGCTGAAAGAATTTGTTATTAAACCTGCGAAAGGAAAACAAGGGGGCGGTATTCTGGTTCTTGAAAAGTCAGATGACGGCTGGATCACCCCTTCCTTGAGGGAATACGGTATCTCCGAGATCCGCAAACATATTGCGGATATCATTTTCGGAGTCTATTCATTCGGCCTTTGGGACAGAGCGCTGATAGAGTACCGCGTTCATTCACATCAGGTATTTCTCAACATATTCCCGCATGGTGTTGCGGATATAAGGATCATACTCTGTAATAACTCTCCAATTATAGGCATGGTACGTATACCAACAGTGAAATCCAACGGAAAGGCAAACCTGCATCAGGGAGCAATCGGAATCGGCATCGATATGAAATCAGGGGTACTGACTGAGGGCTATAACAAGGATGGCTATTATGAAAAACATCCCGATTCATCTATTGCCCTGAGAGGGATCCAACTTCCATTCTGGGATGAGATACTGAAAATGAGCGTGGATTCAAGCCTAGCGGTTCCGCTTAAGTATCTGGGCGTTGATATTGTAATCGACAGTGAAAGAGGGGTACAGGTAATGGAAATAAATGCTCGCCCAGGCCTCGAAATACAAAATGTCAACCGAAAGGGCTTGCGAGGCCTGATGAAGGAATACCTGTCATGA
- a CDS encoding UUP1 family membrane protein — translation MQNRKSDFSLHVTMVVLCVTAVGMIAYKMLFLGYSFMSIIPQLKYEVDISMSFDGYGDSVKVSTYLPVSDERQTISDEINNSGLMSLEISSENSGRISRWYGENITGPQQILYSFSVHSDRILYELDDDLQIPGIYPEDFKEYLVATDGIQVEHPVIEKVYNENVPRTKNTAKVLKGIFDYAYSLKSMPFKGYTDAVTAASLGEGSCNGKSRVFVALARKAKIPSRLVGGLILKNTTKRISHQWVEAYVNGYWIPFDPLNNHYMEIPENYLVLYRGDEALFKHSANINFDYFFKIRERLATRTDFITQLGEHPLNIYNVWATFNQIGIPVSLLKIIIMLPLGAFIVVIFRNVIGLETFGTFLPALIAAASRETGFFWGIVGFYIVIGVVSLLRYPLDKWGVLHTPKMSILLIFVVGVMLSLTVAGVEMKLFELSHISLFPIAVLTLTAERFAILQIEEGTARSLKVVMMTTLVVWFCYMAMNSLAMEALFLAFPELLLLLIILNLWLGRWIGIRVMELNRFRWLIQK, via the coding sequence ATGCAGAACAGGAAGAGCGATTTCAGTCTGCACGTGACGATGGTTGTTCTCTGCGTAACAGCTGTAGGGATGATCGCCTACAAAATGCTGTTTCTTGGATACAGCTTCATGAGCATAATACCCCAATTGAAATACGAAGTGGACATCAGCATGAGTTTCGATGGCTATGGCGATTCGGTAAAAGTTTCCACATATCTTCCTGTATCCGATGAACGCCAGACCATCTCGGATGAAATTAATAACTCTGGCTTAATGTCGCTTGAGATTAGCAGTGAAAATAGTGGCAGGATCTCCAGATGGTATGGTGAAAACATTACAGGTCCCCAACAGATTCTCTACTCCTTTTCCGTCCATTCAGACAGGATTTTGTATGAACTGGATGATGACCTCCAAATTCCCGGTATTTACCCTGAAGATTTCAAGGAATATCTGGTGGCTACCGATGGTATTCAAGTAGAACACCCCGTAATTGAAAAAGTATATAACGAAAATGTACCTAGAACGAAAAATACGGCGAAAGTTTTAAAGGGTATTTTCGATTACGCATACTCACTTAAATCGATGCCTTTTAAAGGCTACACAGACGCGGTCACTGCCGCTAGTCTTGGAGAGGGTTCGTGCAATGGCAAGAGCAGGGTTTTTGTCGCTCTTGCCAGGAAAGCAAAGATTCCGTCACGCTTGGTTGGCGGTCTTATCCTGAAGAATACCACTAAGCGGATAAGCCATCAGTGGGTAGAAGCGTATGTAAATGGGTACTGGATCCCCTTTGACCCTTTAAACAACCATTACATGGAAATCCCTGAGAACTATCTTGTGCTTTATCGTGGCGATGAAGCGCTTTTCAAACACAGTGCGAACATAAACTTCGATTACTTTTTCAAGATCAGGGAACGACTTGCCACGCGCACGGACTTCATCACCCAGCTTGGAGAACATCCGCTGAATATTTATAACGTATGGGCAACTTTCAATCAGATAGGTATCCCTGTCAGTCTTCTCAAGATAATTATCATGCTGCCTCTTGGCGCGTTCATTGTGGTTATATTCAGAAATGTTATCGGTCTCGAAACATTCGGAACATTCCTTCCGGCCCTGATTGCCGCCGCAAGCAGAGAGACCGGTTTTTTCTGGGGCATTGTAGGATTTTATATCGTTATCGGCGTTGTTAGCCTTTTACGCTACCCTCTGGACAAATGGGGGGTACTGCACACACCTAAAATGAGCATCCTTCTCATTTTCGTCGTTGGAGTAATGCTTAGTTTGACTGTCGCAGGGGTGGAAATGAAACTGTTCGAGCTTTCACATATAAGCCTTTTCCCGATAGCGGTACTGACTCTCACGGCGGAAAGGTTTGCCATTCTGCAAATTGAGGAAGGAACCGCACGCTCCCTGAAAGTTGTAATGATGACAACCTTGGTCGTTTGGTTCTGTTATATGGCAATGAACTCACTTGCGATGGAAGCGCTTTTTCTGGCTTTCCCGGAGCTCCTTCTCCTGTTGATCATTTTAAACCTATGGCTAGGAAGATGGATTGGTATTCGCGTTATGGAATTGAACAGGTTTAGGTGGTTGATCCAAAAATGA
- the bamD gene encoding outer membrane protein assembly factor BamD yields MRFKQFIKAGRFTLLLSFAITFLIGCTAGGGQGNNALTASDTSESGIYQTAKTMYSNGDFVRAIAKFNEQLTQYPNGTLADDAQLQIGKAYFRINNYPKAITELNKVVTSYPGTDTVDDAHLYIGRSYFESLSYLNARAELTKVITDFPTSDTADNAQYWIGRTYMDELNYSQALLEFQKLLDTYPNSNDRSDAQYAIAKTHHLLGDDKKAAFDNTGATSEYTTAIAEYQKILDFYSTSNDADSSQYNIGRCIHKKLSIANATDFTTARTAYQAVINNYPASSLLDNAQHQVGNTYYDENNYTKAETEFQKVVTLYPLSDKADTAQYYIGRSRHQQLQVDVATDFTTARTEYQAVLTNYPASTLLDNAQYQIGKTYYDELGNNAASDYTPAITEFNKVITAYPNSDSADGAQYYIGRSTHAALKANAATDFSTARVEYAKVATNFPSSSMVDNAAHQIGKTYYDEANYAQAIIDFNNVISTYPYPLYDSADGARYYIGRSEHKQTNYAQARTEYNLVLSTYIGSSLLDNTQYQIGMTWHGEQNCANELAAMRLVTSQYPNGTSAPLAQTHIDSITTNDGKHTYSCN; encoded by the coding sequence ATGAGATTTAAACAATTTATCAAAGCAGGACGCTTCACCCTTCTCCTCTCATTTGCCATTACATTTCTTATCGGCTGCACAGCTGGCGGGGGGCAAGGCAATAATGCGCTTACGGCATCCGATACTTCAGAGAGCGGGATTTATCAGACCGCAAAAACGATGTATTCAAACGGGGACTTCGTTCGTGCCATTGCAAAATTCAACGAGCAGCTTACACAATATCCAAACGGTACCCTGGCAGACGATGCGCAATTACAGATAGGAAAAGCATACTTCAGGATTAATAACTATCCTAAAGCAATCACGGAACTAAATAAAGTGGTAACAAGTTACCCCGGAACGGATACGGTGGATGACGCACATCTGTATATCGGGAGATCCTATTTTGAAAGCCTAAGTTATTTGAATGCCAGAGCCGAGCTGACCAAAGTCATCACCGACTTTCCGACAAGTGATACGGCAGACAACGCGCAGTATTGGATTGGGCGCACATACATGGATGAACTCAATTATTCGCAGGCACTTTTGGAGTTTCAAAAACTGCTTGATACATATCCAAATTCCAATGATCGTTCAGACGCGCAATATGCCATAGCCAAAACCCATCATCTATTAGGGGATGATAAAAAAGCCGCTTTTGACAATACCGGGGCGACATCGGAATATACAACTGCAATTGCGGAGTACCAGAAAATCCTGGATTTTTATTCAACGTCAAACGACGCGGATTCTTCCCAATACAATATTGGCCGATGCATACACAAGAAGCTTAGTATTGCCAACGCAACCGATTTCACCACGGCGCGCACAGCTTATCAGGCCGTAATCAACAACTATCCGGCAAGCTCGCTTCTTGATAACGCCCAACACCAGGTCGGCAACACATACTATGATGAAAATAATTATACGAAGGCGGAAACGGAATTTCAAAAAGTTGTTACGCTATATCCGCTTTCCGACAAGGCCGATACCGCGCAATACTATATAGGTCGAAGCCGTCACCAGCAACTTCAGGTAGATGTCGCGACAGATTTCACCACCGCGCGTACCGAATATCAGGCGGTATTGACCAATTATCCAGCGAGTACGCTTCTTGATAACGCTCAATACCAGATCGGAAAGACCTACTATGACGAACTGGGGAACAATGCCGCCTCGGATTACACTCCGGCGATAACGGAATTCAACAAGGTAATTACCGCTTATCCAAACTCCGATAGCGCCGACGGAGCACAATATTACATTGGAAGATCCACCCATGCCGCATTAAAAGCCAATGCCGCGACCGATTTCAGCACCGCAAGGGTGGAATACGCGAAGGTCGCGACAAATTTCCCTTCAAGCAGTATGGTTGACAATGCCGCGCATCAAATAGGGAAAACATATTATGACGAGGCGAACTATGCCCAAGCGATCATTGACTTTAATAACGTCATCTCCACATATCCATACCCCCTTTACGACAGCGCAGATGGGGCCAGGTACTATATAGGTAGATCAGAGCATAAGCAGACGAATTACGCACAGGCTAGAACGGAATATAACCTTGTTCTCAGCACATATATTGGGAGCAGTCTGCTTGACAACACCCAATACCAGATTGGCATGACTTGGCATGGAGAGCAAAATTGCGCTAATGAACTTGCGGCTATGCGTCTTGTTACATCCCAGTATCCAAATGGGACAAGTGCGCCGCTGGCTCAAACGCATATCGACAGCATTACAACGAACGATGGCAAGCATACTTATAGTTGCAACTAG